The Deltaproteobacteria bacterium genome includes a window with the following:
- the scpB gene encoding SMC-Scp complex subunit ScpB, with amino-acid sequence MSVSFKSIVEGLLFVSDSPLTPEKINAVTEGVSLDRVQKVLDELMAEYEEMNRGFTLTYVAGGYQFRSRAELSSYILQLKKKAPTRLSRAALETLASIAYRQPTLRVEIEKIRGVDVGGTLKTLLEKDLIRIIGRKDLPGRPILYGTTKKFLEIFGLPDLEALPTLEEMDSLGLDNEEGRLF; translated from the coding sequence ATGAGCGTCTCGTTCAAATCCATCGTAGAAGGCCTGCTTTTCGTGTCCGACAGCCCCCTTACTCCTGAAAAAATCAACGCGGTTACTGAGGGAGTTTCCCTGGACCGAGTCCAAAAGGTTCTGGATGAGCTCATGGCTGAGTATGAGGAGATGAACCGGGGCTTTACCCTGACCTACGTCGCGGGCGGGTACCAGTTCAGAAGCCGGGCCGAACTCTCCTCCTACATCCTCCAGCTAAAAAAGAAGGCCCCGACCCGTCTCTCTCGCGCCGCCCTGGAAACCCTGGCTAGTATCGCCTACCGCCAGCCGACCCTGAGGGTCGAAATAGAAAAAATCCGCGGAGTTGACGTGGGCGGCACCCTCAAGACCCTGCTGGAAAAAGACCTCATCCGCATTATCGGGCGCAAGGACCTCCCCGGTCGCCCCATTCTTTATGGCACCACCAAGAAATTTCTCGAAATATTTGGCCTGCCCGATTTAGAGGCCCTGCCCACCCTGGAGGAGATGGATTCATTGGGCCTGGACAATGAGGAGGGGCGTCTTTTTTAG
- a CDS encoding CBS domain-containing protein encodes MPEEAVQVITTHINADFDALASMLAVRKLYPQAVMVFPGSQERNLRNFFLQSTAYLFNFVKLKEVKSDQVRRLILVDTRQVSRIGPLKKILKNKNLEIHIYDHHPNSPDDLKGDLEVLAPVGAAVTIITEILKAKGIGVTADEATVMALGIHEDTGSLTFGSTTARDYRAMAYLLELGANLNLVSEMVTRELTSEQVSILNELIDSTRAQTINGVEVSLAHVTTNHYVSDFAVLVHKLMDMENINILFALARMEDHVYLVARSRLPEVDVAEIVREFGGGGHPAAASASIKDQTLTQVEDKLQALIKAKMEPVRRARDIMAFPVISIPPDGTLEEARETLTRYDINVLMIVNKKDAVLGFISQQNVSKALHHGLIDMPVSEFMTSEFSTIGPEASFPEIIQFIVGQNQRILPVIDDNRLQGVITRTDLLRILTSETDASVSFEGYEDNSHVGRNKNIKNLMRERLPRNIIDLLADLGRTADRLGYSVYAVGGFIRDIFIQQDNLDIDIVVEGDGINFAKVFATEHPGVRIRSHRKFNTAVLIFPDDFKIDVATARLEYYESPATLPIVEVGSLRLDLYRRDFTINTLAVKLNEQHFGGLIDYFRGVKDIKYGYIRVLHNLSFVEDPTRVFRAIRFEQRFGFKISKLTANLIENAVKYDFFQKLSPQRLFVELKYILQEDEPALAIKRLDEFDLLKFIFQDLKFTKAKADLFARIKKVCHWFDLTYLGENYQAWMIYFLGLLDGRPQEELAQLSDRLILRRRDRELVVQEKPEIDRILRSLHRQRSDIRPGRLYKLLKPLSTEAILFLMARTTREETSRAVSSYFTRLKEVKIELSGKDLIAMGLEPGPKFKEILDQLHQARLNEEVKNLSDEKEFVRRHVLTLQKAEKPIEA; translated from the coding sequence CTGCCTGAGGAGGCGGTGCAGGTCATTACCACGCACATCAACGCCGACTTCGACGCTCTGGCCTCGATGCTGGCGGTGCGGAAGCTCTACCCCCAGGCGGTGATGGTCTTTCCTGGCTCTCAGGAGCGGAACCTGCGCAACTTCTTCCTTCAGTCCACGGCTTACCTTTTCAACTTCGTCAAACTCAAGGAGGTCAAAAGCGATCAGGTCCGCCGCCTGATCCTGGTGGACACCCGTCAGGTCAGCCGTATCGGCCCGTTAAAGAAAATATTAAAAAATAAAAACCTGGAAATACACATCTATGATCACCATCCGAACAGCCCGGACGATTTGAAAGGGGACCTCGAAGTCCTGGCGCCGGTGGGTGCGGCGGTGACCATCATAACCGAGATCCTGAAGGCAAAGGGAATCGGCGTCACTGCTGACGAAGCCACGGTCATGGCTCTGGGCATTCACGAGGATACCGGCTCCCTGACCTTTGGTTCAACCACGGCCAGAGATTACCGCGCCATGGCCTATCTGCTGGAACTGGGGGCGAATCTGAACCTGGTTTCAGAAATGGTCACCCGGGAACTGACCTCTGAACAGGTCTCCATCCTCAACGAACTCATTGATTCCACGCGCGCCCAGACCATCAACGGCGTGGAAGTCAGCCTGGCTCACGTCACCACCAATCATTATGTCAGCGACTTTGCCGTGCTGGTTCATAAGCTCATGGACATGGAAAACATCAATATCCTCTTCGCCCTGGCACGCATGGAGGACCACGTTTACCTGGTGGCCCGGAGCCGGTTGCCCGAGGTTGACGTGGCCGAGATAGTTCGGGAGTTCGGGGGCGGCGGCCACCCTGCCGCGGCTTCAGCCAGCATTAAAGACCAGACCCTGACCCAGGTCGAAGACAAGCTCCAGGCGCTTATCAAGGCAAAGATGGAACCGGTCAGAAGAGCCAGGGACATCATGGCCTTTCCGGTCATATCCATCCCGCCGGACGGGACCCTGGAAGAAGCCCGGGAGACTTTGACACGCTATGATATCAACGTCCTGATGATCGTAAATAAAAAGGACGCGGTTCTGGGATTCATCTCGCAGCAGAACGTTTCCAAGGCCCTGCATCACGGCTTGATTGACATGCCGGTCAGTGAATTCATGACCTCTGAATTCAGCACCATCGGCCCTGAAGCCAGTTTCCCTGAAATCATTCAATTCATCGTCGGTCAAAACCAGCGTATCCTGCCTGTGATTGATGACAACCGACTCCAGGGCGTCATCACCCGAACCGATCTCCTGCGCATCCTGACCAGCGAGACGGACGCCTCTGTTTCGTTTGAAGGTTATGAGGATAATTCTCATGTCGGGCGAAACAAAAACATAAAGAATCTGATGCGGGAGCGCCTGCCTCGGAACATTATAGACCTTCTGGCTGACCTGGGCCGGACAGCGGACCGCCTGGGATATTCGGTTTACGCGGTCGGAGGTTTTATCCGGGACATATTTATCCAACAGGACAACCTTGATATTGACATCGTGGTCGAGGGCGATGGCATTAACTTCGCCAAGGTTTTTGCCACGGAACACCCGGGAGTCAGGATCCGCTCCCACCGTAAATTCAACACCGCCGTTCTCATTTTTCCCGACGACTTCAAGATTGACGTGGCCACCGCCCGCCTGGAATACTACGAGTCGCCGGCCACCCTGCCCATCGTCGAGGTCGGCTCCCTGCGGCTGGACCTGTACCGCCGTGACTTTACCATCAACACCCTGGCCGTGAAGCTGAACGAACAGCATTTTGGAGGCTTAATTGATTACTTTAGAGGGGTCAAGGATATTAAATACGGATACATCCGGGTCCTGCACAACTTGAGCTTTGTTGAGGATCCGACCCGCGTCTTCAGGGCGATTCGCTTTGAACAGCGTTTCGGGTTCAAAATCAGCAAGCTCACGGCAAACTTGATCGAAAATGCGGTCAAATACGACTTTTTCCAAAAACTGTCGCCCCAGCGCCTGTTCGTGGAGCTGAAGTATATCCTGCAGGAAGACGAACCGGCCCTGGCCATTAAACGGTTGGACGAGTTCGACCTGCTCAAGTTCATCTTCCAGGACCTGAAGTTTACCAAGGCCAAGGCCGACCTGTTTGCAAGGATAAAAAAGGTTTGCCACTGGTTTGACCTGACCTACCTGGGCGAAAACTACCAGGCCTGGATGATCTACTTCCTGGGTTTACTGGACGGGCGGCCTCAAGAGGAGCTGGCACAACTGAGCGACCGCCTGATCCTGCGCCGGCGTGACCGTGAGCTGGTGGTCCAGGAAAAGCCTGAAATTGACCGCATCCTGAGATCGCTCCACCGTCAGAGAAGCGACATCAGACCCGGCAGGCTGTATAAACTGCTCAAACCCCTGTCCACCGAGGCCATCCTGTTCCTCATGGCCAGAACGACCCGGGAGGAGACGAGCCGGGCTGTATCCAGTTATTTCACCAGGCTCAAAGAGGTGAAAATCGAACTCAGCGGCAAGGACCTCATCGCCATGGGCTTGGAGCCCGGCCCAAAGTTCAAGGAAATCCTGGATCAACTTCACCAGGCCCGGCTCAACGAGGAGGTAAAAAACCTGAGCGATGAAAAGGAATTCGTGAGACGGCATGTCCTGACCCTTCAGAAAGCAGAGAAACCTATAGAGGCTTAA
- a CDS encoding rRNA pseudouridine synthase, with protein sequence MKERLQKILAAAGVASRRNAEKLILAGRVRVNKEVVTRLGQKADPQQDVIELDGKRIRPQKKTVYYLFYKPPGYLTTLKDPFGRPTIAEFLSDIKERVFPIGRLDMDAEGLLILTNDGDLSARLMHPRFHVPKSYRVKVRGRLSEATRARLAGGTITLGDRPVNQAEVEIIKRGQDRTWLVMTLTEGRHRQIKRMCSQVGHPVMKLKRIAYGTLTLGRLARGAMRPLKEAEVNALKNAAGMREPEKRRGSKGSGGRN encoded by the coding sequence ATGAAGGAACGTCTTCAAAAAATCTTAGCCGCAGCCGGTGTGGCCTCGCGGCGCAACGCGGAAAAGCTAATCCTGGCCGGCCGCGTCAGGGTCAATAAAGAGGTCGTGACCCGGCTTGGACAGAAGGCTGACCCGCAGCAGGACGTCATCGAGCTAGACGGAAAGCGAATCAGGCCCCAAAAAAAGACGGTTTACTACCTTTTTTACAAGCCCCCTGGCTATCTGACCACCCTGAAAGACCCTTTTGGCCGTCCCACCATTGCCGAGTTTTTATCTGACATCAAGGAACGCGTCTTCCCAATCGGCCGTTTGGACATGGACGCCGAAGGTCTGCTCATCCTGACCAACGACGGCGACCTGTCGGCGCGGCTGATGCACCCCCGCTTTCATGTGCCCAAATCCTACCGGGTTAAAGTCAGAGGCAGACTCTCGGAAGCGACCCGGGCCCGGCTGGCCGGAGGCACGATCACCCTCGGAGACCGGCCGGTCAACCAGGCGGAAGTGGAGATCATCAAACGCGGCCAGGACCGGACCTGGCTTGTGATGACCCTGACCGAAGGCCGCCACCGGCAGATCAAAAGGATGTGCTCCCAGGTGGGCCACCCGGTCATGAAACTGAAACGGATCGCCTACGGCACCCTGACATTGGGACGCCTGGCCCGAGGCGCCATGCGGCCGCTCAAAGAGGCGGAAGTCAACGCCTTAAAGAATGCGGCCGGGATGAGAGAACCTGAAAAGAGGCGTGGATCAAAGGGTTCAGGCGGCAGGAATTAA
- a CDS encoding SDR family oxidoreductase, with product MISDISDDKGDLLAEDLGGNAVYLHTDVSKESDIKAVVEYAQDKFGRLDCMFNNAGFSIMTKPIDETPLEEFDKFVRVHLLGVFLGIKYSASVMKTQGTGSIINTASVAGLSATGGHYAYMSCKAAIVHLSRTVAMELGEHGIRVNSICPGVIATPIFTNTLDLTPKQAEKAMVFFKSWLAKSQPIQRFGMPEDIANAALWLASDESSFVNGHALVVDGGYVGGKMWSEHQTERSQIVAEMMKALEE from the coding sequence ATAATCTCCGATATCTCAGATGATAAAGGCGATCTGTTAGCAGAAGATCTTGGTGGAAATGCCGTGTACTTGCACACTGATGTAAGTAAAGAGTCTGATATTAAGGCTGTCGTTGAATATGCTCAAGATAAATTTGGTCGGTTGGACTGCATGTTTAACAACGCTGGTTTTAGTATAATGACCAAACCTATCGATGAAACACCTTTGGAGGAGTTTGATAAATTTGTAAGAGTCCATTTACTTGGGGTTTTTTTAGGTATTAAATACTCAGCCTCAGTTATGAAAACTCAAGGAACCGGAAGTATTATAAATACAGCAAGTGTCGCAGGATTATCCGCCACAGGCGGTCACTACGCTTACATGTCCTGCAAGGCGGCAATTGTTCATTTGAGCCGTACTGTAGCCATGGAATTGGGAGAGCATGGGATCAGAGTAAACAGCATCTGCCCTGGAGTTATTGCTACACCGATATTCACGAATACGCTTGACTTAACACCAAAGCAAGCTGAAAAAGCAATGGTATTCTTTAAATCATGGTTGGCTAAATCTCAACCCATTCAACGCTTCGGGATGCCTGAAGACATTGCAAATGCCGCGCTTTGGCTTGCTAGCGATGAATCCAGTTTCGTCAATGGACACGCTCTAGTCGTTGACGGAGGTTATGTAGGAGGTAAAATGTGGTCGGAACATCAAACCGAGAGAAGCCAGATAGTGGCTGAAATGATGAAGGCTTTAGAAGAATAA
- a CDS encoding segregation/condensation protein A — translation MTLSVKLEIYEGPLDLLLHLIKKHEVDIYDIPIALITTQYLEYLKLMETFNIEVAGEFLLMAATLTQIKSRMLLPVVDEDEEAEEEDPRMAIVRPLLEHMKFKDAAEALEGRELLGRDVFSRMTSLAELGLEGDEELISVSLFDLLDSFRRIISRIEDRALLDIVLEAKGIEERISEIIHLLKAVQEAAFEELFTDDRSRDELLLTFLAILELARLGLLHIFQNPVTRDIKVLYTEDSSPVAIQDLEDDRPHESSPGSDNPLDKEPGKDLAG, via the coding sequence ATGACCCTGTCCGTAAAACTGGAAATATACGAGGGGCCTCTGGACCTCCTGCTCCACCTCATCAAGAAACACGAGGTGGACATATACGACATCCCTATCGCCCTCATCACCACCCAGTATCTTGAATATTTGAAGCTCATGGAAACATTCAACATCGAGGTGGCCGGCGAATTTCTGCTCATGGCGGCCACCCTGACCCAGATTAAATCAAGGATGCTTCTGCCTGTGGTGGATGAAGATGAAGAAGCAGAGGAAGAGGACCCGCGGATGGCCATCGTCCGCCCCCTGCTGGAGCATATGAAATTCAAAGACGCGGCCGAAGCGCTCGAAGGCCGGGAGCTACTTGGCCGGGACGTCTTTTCAAGGATGACCTCCCTGGCGGAGTTAGGGCTGGAAGGAGATGAGGAGCTTATCTCGGTCAGCCTGTTTGATCTTCTGGACTCCTTCCGCCGCATCATCTCTCGAATCGAGGACAGGGCCCTCCTGGACATCGTTCTCGAGGCCAAAGGCATCGAGGAGAGGATCAGTGAGATCATCCATCTGCTCAAGGCTGTCCAGGAAGCCGCGTTTGAAGAGCTTTTTACTGACGATCGTTCCCGGGACGAGCTCCTGCTCACCTTTCTTGCCATACTCGAGTTAGCCCGGCTCGGACTGCTTCATATCTTCCAGAACCCGGTGACGCGGGACATCAAGGTGCTTTATACTGAAGACTCTTCGCCTGTTGCGATTCAGGACCTGGAAGACGATCGGCCTCATGAATCCAGCCCTGGCAGCGATAACCCGCTCGATAAAGAGCCTGGAAAGGACCTGGCTGGATGA
- the xerD gene encoding site-specific tyrosine recombinase XerD — protein sequence MEEAYYHSLDLYLDHLRVERGLAFNTVEAYARDIRRFLDYLTRQNLAGPEAASRSFVMGYMLFLSQTRIGPRSRARALSALKNFYKFLVNENMVLQDPTSNLEAPRILAHLPQTITLDEVEALLTAPDQNGPSGLRDKAMLELIYATGLRVSELISLKTVDLNLEAGYLRTMGKGAKERLIPLGDEARDWINRYLTDARPGLLKRGSSSYLFLNRRGTRLSRQYFWRKIKDYSIAAGIRKKISPHSLRHSFATHLLERGADLRAVQLMLGHTDIATTQIYTHVTRERLKKIHQKYHPRA from the coding sequence ATGGAAGAGGCATATTATCACAGCCTGGACCTTTATCTCGACCACCTCAGGGTGGAGCGCGGCCTGGCCTTCAACACCGTGGAGGCTTACGCCCGGGACATCCGGCGTTTTCTGGACTATTTGACAAGGCAAAACCTGGCCGGGCCCGAAGCGGCCAGCCGGTCATTCGTCATGGGTTACATGCTTTTCTTGAGCCAGACCCGGATCGGGCCCCGCAGCCGGGCGCGCGCCCTTTCCGCGCTCAAGAACTTTTATAAATTCCTGGTCAATGAAAACATGGTCCTTCAAGATCCAACCAGCAACCTCGAAGCCCCGCGCATCCTGGCGCATCTGCCTCAAACGATTACCCTTGACGAGGTGGAAGCCCTGCTGACCGCGCCCGATCAAAACGGCCCGAGCGGGCTGCGGGACAAGGCCATGCTGGAATTGATTTACGCCACCGGTCTCAGGGTTTCCGAGCTGATAAGCCTTAAAACGGTTGACCTCAACCTGGAGGCCGGGTACCTCAGAACCATGGGCAAAGGCGCCAAGGAGCGCCTCATTCCCCTGGGCGACGAAGCGCGGGACTGGATCAACCGTTATCTAACTGATGCCAGACCCGGACTGCTGAAACGCGGCTCAAGCTCCTATCTCTTTCTCAACCGCCGCGGTACCAGGCTCTCCCGGCAGTACTTCTGGCGCAAGATCAAGGATTACTCCATCGCGGCCGGGATTCGTAAGAAAATCAGTCCTCACAGCCTGCGTCATTCCTTTGCCACGCATCTTTTGGAGCGCGGCGCGGACCTGCGGGCCGTACAGCTGATGTTAGGACACACGGACATCGCCACCACCCAGATTTACACGCATGTCACCAGGGAGCGGTTGAAAAAAATTCACCAGAAATATCATCCGCGTGCTTGA
- a CDS encoding site-2 protease family protein → MSDLIFRISLLAVPVLMAVTIHEVAHGWVAFKLGDDTAQQAGRLTLNPIKHLDLFGTLVFVMTQMIGWAKPVPVNPYKLRHPQRDMMWVAVAGPAANICLAVCFALVYHLLKDLAFSHPSNPILIPIVLITRIGVVINIGLAVFNLLPIPPLDGSNIVTGLLPRDLAMRYQSITPYGFIILLVLIFSGLVSKVIFPIITFLVSLLLYGQL, encoded by the coding sequence ATGAGCGATCTTATTTTCAGAATTTCACTCCTGGCCGTGCCGGTCCTGATGGCGGTGACCATTCATGAAGTCGCGCACGGCTGGGTGGCTTTTAAGCTGGGTGACGACACCGCGCAGCAGGCCGGAAGATTGACCTTAAACCCGATCAAACACCTTGATTTATTTGGAACCCTGGTCTTTGTTATGACTCAAATGATCGGCTGGGCCAAACCGGTGCCGGTCAACCCTTACAAGTTGAGACATCCTCAGAGAGACATGATGTGGGTAGCTGTCGCCGGACCTGCGGCCAACATTTGTTTGGCTGTCTGTTTTGCCTTGGTCTATCATCTGCTTAAAGACCTGGCCTTCAGCCATCCTTCTAACCCGATACTCATACCCATCGTGCTCATCACCCGCATCGGGGTCGTTATCAACATCGGGCTGGCCGTGTTCAACCTCCTGCCCATCCCTCCCCTGGATGGCAGCAACATCGTCACCGGGCTTCTGCCTCGCGACCTTGCCATGCGCTACCAGAGTATCACCCCGTACGGGTTCATCATACTTTTGGTCTTGATTTTCTCCGGCCTGGTGAGTAAGGTTATATTTCCGATTATTACTTTTTTAGTCAGCCTGCTGCTCTATGGACAGTTGTAA